GTGAAGCTCACCTTGCGCAACCGGTCGTCGCCCATGATGGCCTGGCCTATCTCGGCCGATGAGCTGGTCGTGACGACGTTGAGCACGCCCGCCGGCACGCCCGCCTCGGCGAAGACCGCGGCCAGCTCGAGCATCGTCAACGGAGTCTGCGCCGCGGGCTTCACGACCATCGTGCAGCCGGCCGCCAGCGCCGGCCCGATCTTGCGGGTGCCCATCGCGAGCGGGAAGTTCCACGGCGTCACGAACAGGCACGGCCCGACCGGCTTCTTCAAGGTCAGCAGCCGGCTCTTGCCGTCGGGAGCGCTCATCCAGCGACCGTGGATCCGCACCGCCTCCTCGCTGAACCAGCGCAGGAACTCGCGACCGTAGGCCACCTCGCCCGCCGCCTCGGCCAGCGGCTTGCCCATCTCGAGGCTGATCAGCCTGGCCAGGTCATCGGCACGTTCGACGAGCAGCTCGTAGGCCGTCCGCAGGATCTCGCCGCGTTCGCGGGGGGCGGTCGCGGCCCAGGCCGCCTGGGCCCCGACGGCGGCTTCGAGGGCGTCGATCGCGTCGGCCTCGCCGGCGTCGGCGACCCGCGCCAGGACCGACTCGTCGGCCGGGTCGATGACCTCGAACCTCGCGCCATCAGCGGCTTCTCGCCACTCGCCGCCGATGAACAGCAGGTCTTTGAAGTCGGACATGTGCCTCACCTCGTCTGGACCGGGTCGGGATTTTGCTTTGTCATTTGGCGGAGCCCGTGACGTGCGATGTTCCGCCGTGGGAACATTCTCACGGCCCACCGTAAGGTTGGTCAGCGCAGGCCCCTTGCCGACCCCATGCGGCAAGGGGCCTGCGCCATTTCCCGGTCATTCGGGCTGGGTCTCGATACGGGCTCGCTTCGCATCGCCCCACTCGACCAACGAGCAACGTCGGTGGTCGGCGACCGAGCGGCGGATATCGTGAGCAGCTCGCCGATAGCCACACCAGGCGAGAATCAGTGCCGCGCCACCCACTTCTCCAGGTCGATCCCGGCCTTCCGTGCCGCCACCCGGGCGGCCTTCGAGGTCAGGTCCGGGGCGGTGAACTCCTTCGGACGGATGGAGCGGTCTGCCGCGGCGTACTGGCGCTGAGTAGCTGCCTGCGATGAGGCGCTGGCCGCGGACGTACGCCGCATCGCGCCGGTCACCTGGAGCGCGACGCCGGTGAGCACACCGCTGACGGTCGGCGTGTAGCCACTGGCGTGGCCGGCGACATTGGGGTGGTAGCTCTCGCTGATCGGGTTGGAGAGGCCGTTCAGCCACTCGGGGTTGTCACAGACCGCGTGGCCGATGAAGGCCGAGGTCGGGTTCGCGTAGCCGAAGCCGGCGGCCGCGGCCTGGGTACTGGTCCGGCTGTTGAGCAGGTCGGCGGTCTGGTTGAGCCGGATCTCCTCGGCGGGCGAGAAGAAGGTCGCGGCGTTGCAGTCCTCGCCGTTGAAGATGCGCGGGTAGCCGGCGACCACCACCTGCGCGTTCGGCGCCCGGCTGCGGATCGCGGCGTACAGGCCGGCCAGCTGCCCGGGGAGCGCGTTGTTGATGAAGGCCTGCGCGCGGTCGACAGCGCCGTTGCAGTTGCTCATCCAACCCGGCTTCGCGCACTCGGTGAGTACGTCGGCGAACCCGGCGTCGTTGCCGCCGACCGAGATCGTCACGAAGCTGGTCGCGGCGGTCAGCGCGGAGAGCTGGGTGTTGGTGACGTCGGGGATGCGGGCCCCGGAGCAGGCACGGAAGTTCAGCGAGTAGCCGCGCGCCGCCGCGATCAGGGACGGGTAGGCCTTCGTCGACCGCTGGCACGACGTGCCGTCGGCGATGTAGCTGCGCGTGCCGGTGCCCGACGAGTAGCTGTCGCCGAGGGCGACGTACTCGGCAGCGGCCGCCTGGGCGGGTGCATGCAGGAGAGGTACGGCGAGCACGGCGGCCGCGGACGCGGTCGCCATGGCGCGCACGAGTGAGAACGACATTGGTTCCTCCGAGAATCAGAACAACATCGCCACAAGATGTGGCCCACGTCACGCTAGGGCTACCGCGCGGTGAGGGGAAGGGCGTCAACGCCCCGCGCGCAACATCGCCTCGAGCAACGGGCCCGCCGTCACCCGTCCACCAACGCCTTCGTCGACGAAGGCCGCGACGGCGAGATCGCCCTGCGCAGCGACCATCCAGGCGTGCAGCAGCCGCTTGCCGTCACGGTCGAACTCGGCCGTGCCGGTCTTCGCGATCACCGGCGGGCCGGGCAGCGCGTTCAAGAAGGTGCCGCTGCCGTCGGTGACCACGCCGCGCATCATCCCGCGCAGCGCCTCGGCCTCGGGGATCGGCGTCTGCTCGGTCGCCACGGTCGAGGTGAGCAGCTTGGGTACGACGGTGTGCCCTGCCTGGACGGACCCGATCACCGAGGCCATCGTCATCGGCGACGCGAGCACGCTGCCCTGGCCGATCATGTCGGCCGCGCCCTCGGTGTCGCTGGCCGGCGGCTCGACCTGGCCGAAGTACGCCGGGAAGCCGAGGTCGTGGTCGACCCCGAGCCCGAGCGCCGCGGCCGCCTCTGCCAGGCCGCCGGCCGGGATCTTGTCGCGCTGGGAGATGAAAGCGGTGTTGCAGGAGTTGGCAAGCGCCGACCGCAGCGGGATCGTGCCGAGCCGGTCGTCCGGGTAGTCGTCGTAGTTCTCGAACGGCTTCCCGTCGACCACGATCGACGCCGTGCACGGCACGGGAGTCTCGGGCGTGAGTCCGGCCCGCAACAGCGCCAGGGTGCTGACGGTCTTGAACGTCGAGCCGGGCGCGAGCTGGCCGAACGTCGCGTTGTTGTAGCCACCCGCGCCGGGACCGTTGGCGGCTGCCAGGATCGCCCCGTCTGACGGCCGGATCGCCACCAGTGCGCTGGCCGGGCCGACGTCGGCGAGGATCTTCTCGGCCGCCACCTGGAGGTTCTCGTCGAGCGTGGTGGCGAGCGGCTGACCGTCGACCTGGTCGACCCGGAAGAGCTCCTCCTCGCCGTCGCCTGTCACGCGGTTGATCACCAGGCCGGGCGTGCCGCGCAGCTGGTCGTCGTACCTCGCCTGGAGGCCGGACAGGCCGGCCACGTCTCCGGCGGCGTAGGTGTCGGGCTTCTCCTCGACCATCTCGGCGGTCACCGGTCCGACCGTGCCGACGATGGGCGCCGCGAAGCCGCGCGTGGGGCCGAGCTGTTGCGTGCCGGGTACGGCGCGGGCGCCCGGGATGGCCTCGAGTCCCGCGGAGACAGCCGGATCGACGTCCTCGGTGCGCAGCGCGATGGCCTCGACGAACGCCTTCGGCCCGGCCTTGACGACCGAGGTCGCGAACCGCTCGGGGTCGACCTGCATGAGCGCGGCCAGCGCCCGGGCGGACGCGTCGGCCTGCGCCGGGTCGATCAGGGACCGGTCGATGCCGAACCGCACGACGTCGCGCCCGGTCACCAACGGCAGGTCACCGGCGCCGGTGATCGGGCCGCGCGCCGAGTTGATCGTGGTGGTGTCGAGGGTGTCGCCGTCGGTCAGCTCGGGGTGGATCAGCGTCGGGGTCCAGTCGAACTGCCACTCGTCCCCGACAAGGTTCAGCTCGACGGGCACGTCGTACTCCCAGGGCTCGCCCGCCACCTCCCACTGCCAGGTCAGCGCGGATGTCGCGGCGTCCTCCTCGATCTTCGCCGGCGCTGCCGTCACCGAGTGCGGCAGGTCGGCCACTTCGGCGAGCACTGGCTCCATGTCGGCGGGCACGTCACCGGCCTCGAGCGCGACGGCAAGCTTCTCCAGCACCGGCTCCGGGTCGGGTCCGCCCGACCAGGGCAGATCGCACGCCGTGAGCGTGGCCGCAAGGGCAGTGAGGGCAAGGGCCGCCGAACCGGTCCGCAGATGCATGGCCCCTGTCTACCAAGTGACCGGCTACTCCACCGTGACCGACTTCGCGAGGTTCCGCGGCTTGTCGATGTCATGACCCAGGTGCAACGCGGCGTGGTAGGCCAGCAGTTGCAGCGGCAGGGTCATCAGGATCGGGTCGAGCTCCGGCTCACTCCTCGGTACGTCGAGGCGCGTGGCCGCGACCCCGCCGAGGTCGACGCCTTCGTGGGTGACCACGACGAGCGGTCCGCGGCGGGCGGCGATCTCGTGCAGGGCGCCGACGTTGCGCTCGGTCAGGTCGTCGGCCGGCACGATCGCCACGGTGGGCAGGGCAGGCTCGATCAGCGCCAGCGGCCCGTGCTTGAGCTCGGAGGTCTGGTAGGCCTCGGCGTGCCGGTAGCTGATCTCCTTGAACTTCTGCGCACCCTCGCGCGCCACCGGGAAGCCGCGCACTCGACCGATGAAGAACAGACTCGGCGCCTCGGCGAGAGTGCGCGCCACCTCGGCGTACTCCTCCTCCTTGGCCAGGATCTGCTCGATCTGTCCGGGCAGCGCCGCCAGCGCGGTGACCAGCCGCTTGCCGTCGGCGATGGAGAGGTCACGCACCCGGCCGAGCTGGATCGCCAGCAGCGCGAAGCCGAGGAACATGTTGGTCAGCGCCTTCGTGCTCGCCACCGCGACCTCGGGGCCGGCGTGCAGGTAGATCCCGCCGTCGCACTCGCGGGCGATGGCGCTGCCGACGACGTTGACGAGCCCGATGACGCGCCCGCCCTTGCGCCGGATCTCCTGCACGGCCAGCAGCGAGTCGATGGTCTCGCCGGACTGGCTGACCGCGACGTACAGCGTGTCGGGCTCGATGATCGGGTTGCGGTAGCGGAACTCGCTGGCCGCCTCGGCGTCGGCGGGGATGCGCGCCAGGTCCTCGATCAGCCCGGCACCCATCTGGCCGACGTAGTACGCCGAGCCACAGCCCAGGATCTTCACCCGCCGGATCGCACGGAACTCCCGCGGCTCCATGTTCAGCCCGCCCAGGTGGGCGGCGCCGAACCGCTCGTCGAGCCGGCCGCGCAGCATCCGCTCGGCGGCGGCGGGCTGCTCGAGCATCTCCTTGTGCATGTACGACGCGTGGCCCCACTGATTCTCTGTGGCGTCCTCGTACGACGCGGGGTCGACGTCGACCCGGCTGGCTGCCTTCGAGGTGGCCGTCAGGTCGTGGCGGAACGTGGTGAACCCGTTGGCCGTGACCGTAGCCAGCTCGCCGTCGTCGAGCATCGCCACGGTGGTGGTGTGACGCACCAGCGCGGCCAGGTCGGAGGCGACGTACATCTCCTTGTCACCCACCCCTACGATCAGCGGGCTGCCGTTGCGGGCCACGACGATCCGGTCCGGGAAGTCGGCGTGCAGCACGGCCAGCCCCCACGTGCCGTCGATCACCGACAGCGCGTCGCGGACCTTTCCCTCCAGGGTGTCGGCCTCCGACTGCCCGATCAGGTGCGCGATGACCTCGGTGTCGGTGTCGGAGACCAGCTCGACGCCGTCGGCGGTGAGTTTGTCGCGCAGGGCGGCGGCGTTGTCGATGATGCCGTTGTGCACGACGGCCACCCGCTGCGCCGCGTCGGTGTGCGGGTGGGCGTTGACGTCGTTGGCCGGACCGTGGGTGGCCCACCGGGTGTGCCCGATGCCAGCCGTGCCGGCGAACCGCTTGGGCAGGCCGTCGGCCAGGTCCCGCACCCGCCCGGCTCGCTTGGCGACCTTGAGCGCGCGCGGTCCGCGACCGTTGGCCCGGACCACGAGACCCGCCGAGTCATAGCCGCGGTGCTCCAGGCGGCTGAGCCCCTCGAGCAGGATCGGTGGTGCCTGCTGGGCGCCGATGTAGCCGACGATTCCGCACATGTCTGTCTCCTGTTACCCGTAGATGATCCGGCGCAGCTGCCGGACGGTGAGCTGGGGCGCAGCGACGACGCGCTGGGCCAGCTCGATGGCGATCTGGTCGTAGATCTCGGGGTTCTTGGCCCCATAGGTCTTGAGCTCGGTGTGCCGGCGGCGTACGTAGGCCTCCACGGGCTCGCGAAGGAACGCGACCACGTCGTCGATGACCCGCTGCGCATCGGTTGCCGAGAGTCCGGTGGTCGCGACCACGTGCGCCGCGAGTTCGTCGGGGCTGGACTGGTCGGCTGACACCGAGTGATCGTGCGACCAGGTAGCGCTCACACGCAAGTTTCTGCCCGAAATCGGGCAGATCAGTCTGCTTTGGTGGTTCGCTCACGGGTGGGGCAGGCCTTGCTGGTGCGGCAACTGCCAACTCCGTGTCCTTCGCGGGCTTCGCTCCGGCCGACGACCCCCGCTTCACCGTCTACGTCGTCGTCCACGCCCCCAAGGTCGAGGGCGGTGGTGGCTCGATCGGCGGCCCGGCCTTCTCGCGGGTCATGGGCTACGCCCTCGGCCGCTACCATGTGCCGCCCACCGGCACCCGGCCCTCGCGCCTCCCCGTCGAGTGGTGAGGCGCCTCGACGGCCCCGGCGATATTCTCCCGGCGTGGGCCCCCCGGTTCTGGCAGTCACCATCGCCCCCACAGGCGAGACCGACCCCGCACCTCTCCAATGGGGGATTCCGCTACGGCGCTAGATTAGGCGATTTCGGTGATGGAGAAGGCGTTGCCGTCGGGGTCGCGGAAGGCGAACATGGCTGGGACTCCGGGCCAGCGGAGGACTTCGTCGGTGTCGACTCCGGCGGCTTGAAGTTTGGAGTGCGCGGTTTCGGCGTCCTCGGTGGTGAATCGGATGCCGATGGCGCCGCGCGTCACGTTGGGCGCCGCGGGTTCGAGGGTGACGATCACGTCGTCGTTGCCCGGGGCGAGTTCGATCCAGCGGCCGCCATCGGGCGTCGGGTTGTCTTGCAGCGTCCTGAAGCCGAGCGTGTCGACGTAGAAGCGCAACGCGGCGTCTTGGTCGTCGACCGGGATGCTGACGGTACGGACCCCGGTGATGTCGGTCTTAGTGGCGTTCATCGAGTGCTCCTTCGCGGTGCAGGTGGGATGCGTTCGTCGAGTTGAACGTTGACGGTGTCGTCGGCGTCCTTACCGACGTGGGCGCGCATGTTGGCGGGGACGGCGAGTTTGCGGGTGCCGTCGCCGAGGGCCATGAACGAGCCGCGGAAATGGTGACCGTTGATGCTGCTGCGGTTGCGCACGAGGCTGCGGGTGCCGAAGTACTCGGCCGAGCCGGGCATGACGACGTAGGTCCAGCCGCCCCTATTCGGGCTTCGTTCAGCACGGCGGTGAAACTCTTGTCCAGAGTGCTCATTTCGATCCTCCATAACTGAGTGAGCCCGGAGTGGTGAGTTCTTGGCCGGTCTCGAGCCAGGTCTTGAGCCCGGACAGGATCATCGGCCAGCCGCCGTAGAGGTGCTCGTCGGCATCCTCACGCAGCTGGTCGTGGGTGACGGTCAACCGACACGAGTCGCCGACGGGCTCGATCTGCCACGTGACACGGCTGGTGCCCTCTGCGGCGACGTCGTCGCCCCACACCGCTCGATAGGACTGCACCAGCCGGCGCGGCGGGTCGATCTTAAGGTTCTCACCCTCGATCAGCGAGCCAGGCGCCCCGTCGTGCGTCACCTGGTAGCTCGACCCGGACGTCCAGTCGGACTTGATAACCGCACCGAACTGGTACCGCGCCCGGACCTCGGGATCGGTGATCGCCTGCCACAGCCGTTCCGGGCTGGTCCGGATGTAGATCTCGAATATCTTCTCCACGCTCGCCTCCAGGTCGCGTTTGAGATCGACGAGGCTGGCGGCCCAGGCCTCGGTGTACTTGCTCACCCACCGGTCGTGGACGAGTCGGATCGGGATCGGATTGAGGTAGTGCAGCTTCTCCCGGCCTCGACGGTGGACCGCAACCAGCCCGGCGCCTTCCAACAGGCGCAGGTGCTTAGCCACCGCCACCCGCGTCATGTCGAACCGGCCCGCAAGCGCGCCCAAGGCCTGCCCGTCGTGGCGGAACAGCTCATCGAGCAGTTCACGCCGCGTCGGGTCCGCGAGCGCCTTGAACACCTGTTCCACGCGACCAGAATAGGAAACCATTTGGTTTCATGTCAAGCGTGGGTGCCATTCCGGTTCAAGTGGCGACCTCACCGATGCGGGCTCTACAGCAGCTACCGGATCGCGCCGTTGGCCGAACCTACTGCGGTGGGGCTTCAAGCCAGCCGCCTGCCACCGGCGCGAAGGGCATGGCCGCGCCGCAAGACCTGTCCGGTGAAAGTGTCCGGGACGGGTGCCGCTTGCGGCACACCAGAGCTGGCGTACTAGCTCGGCAAGGACCCGGCACTGCGCGCTGGGTGCTAAGCCTCGATCCACCGATGAGCTTGAGGTTGTGAGCGCGTCGTGAAGTGAGAATGCCCTTACGTGCTGGGAAAATCGGACTTCTTCAGGGTCCCAATTCTCACCAAGACGAAGGGCATCTCGTAGATGCAACTTTGCCACACGCCCCGTGCCACGTCGGCAGTGTTCGATGATCCCAATCTCGTGTCGTCGGCCGGGCTGGTCCCGGTCCTCGCGCTGGCCCGATCCGCGGGACTCCAGGAACTGGCCCAAGCCCACCTCACTGTGCCGACCGACAAGGGCGCGAACGCGGGGTTGAAGGTGTCCTCGCTGGTCGCCGGGATGGTCGCCGGCGCGGACAGCATCGATGACATGGCGCTGCTCCGTCACGGCGGGATGGGCCGGGTGTTCACGAACGCCTACGCGCCCTCGACGCTGGGTTCGTTCCTGCGCACGTTCAGCTTCGGCCACGTCCGCCAGCTCGACGCTGTCGCCTCGAGGTTCTTGGCCGGGCTGGCCGAGCAGGCACCGCTGATCGTGACCTCACCTGACACCAGCGAGCGGGTGATGATCGACATCGACGACACCATCGTCGAGGTCCACGGGCACGCCAAGCAGGGCTCTGGCTACGGCTACTCCGGCGTGCGTGGGCTCAACGCGCTGCTCGCTGTCGTGTCCACGAGCCAGTCCGCGCCGGTGATCGTGGCCCACCGGCTCCGGAAGGGATCATGTGGTTCACCGCGGGGCGCGAAACGCCTGGTCGCCGACGCGTTGAAGACCACCAGCAAACTGCCCGCCAAGTCCGATCTGCGCCCGATGCTGCGAGCCGACTCCGCGTTCTACGGCGCCGAGGTGGTCAACGCGGCGTTGCGCGGTGGCGCCGACATCTCGGTCACCGTGCGAATGGATCCCAAGGTCAAGGCGGCGATCGCCACCATCGGTGACGATGCCTGGACCACCATCGAGTACACCGACGCCGTCTTCGATGAACCCACCAACACGTGGGTCTCCCGCGCCGAGGTCGCCGAGATTCCGTTCACCGCGTTCACTTCCAAGAAGAAAGCCGACCAAGTCACCGGACGGCTCGTGGTCCGCCGGATCCCCGACCTCAACACGTCCGCCAAGAATGGTCAGGAGACGTTGTTCGACACCTGGCGCTTCCACGCCTTCTTCACCACCACAGACCCGGCCGTGGCCGGCACGGTGGCCGCGGACAAGACCCACCGCGGCCACGCGATCATCGAACAGGTCCACTCCGACCTCAAGGGCTCCGCCCTCGCGCATCTGCCATCGGGAAAGTTCGCAGCGAACGCCGCCTGGCTCGTGCTGGCCGTCATAGCGTTCAACCTGACCAGAGCAGCCGCGACCATCACCGGCCCGGGACTCGCCAAAGCCACCACCGCGACCATCCGCCGCAAGCTGATCGCCGTGCCCGCCCGGGTCGCGTCCTCGGCACGAAGAGTGACGCTGCACCTCCCGACCGGATGGCCCTGTGAGACAGCCTGGAGCGAACTGTTCAACCGGGCCTGCGGACCAACACCGGCACCGACGACCTGACCACCCCCAGCCGACACCGGCACAACGACCAACCCGGAACAACCTGGCAGCGAGGCCAGACGGTCGGCCACGCCCACACACTCGAAGACCCCGCCTCAGCGACCGCGGACGCTCAGCCCCTGCCCATCGGTGGATCGAGGCTAAGGCATGCTTGATCGGACGTCCCGCTGCATACGGGTTGGCCGCAGTCGGTCCGTCGGGCGTGGACAAAGTCTTTGGCCTGCTGCGAGAGGAGTTGGAGACGGCACTGGGGTTCGTAGGTATCACAGACGTCGCCGACGTTGACCGCTCGGCACTTGTCGAGTAGCCGGACACGGGAAGTCTCAGCGCGCCATTGTCAACACCGTTCGGGCAACGTCTGTCATCCGGGTCAACGCCATCGCATAATGAGCTTCATTGTCGAGCGAGGGGTCAGTCTGATTGGGACGCTCACCGACAAGACGACGACGATGATCGCCAGAGGA
This is a stretch of genomic DNA from Nocardioides sp. InS609-2. It encodes these proteins:
- a CDS encoding metalloregulator ArsR/SmtB family transcription factor yields the protein MEQVFKALADPTRRELLDELFRHDGQALGALAGRFDMTRVAVAKHLRLLEGAGLVAVHRRGREKLHYLNPIPIRLVHDRWVSKYTEAWAASLVDLKRDLEASVEKIFEIYIRTSPERLWQAITDPEVRARYQFGAVIKSDWTSGSSYQVTHDGAPGSLIEGENLKIDPPRRLVQSYRAVWGDDVAAEGTSRVTWQIEPVGDSCRLTVTHDQLREDADEHLYGGWPMILSGLKTWLETGQELTTPGSLSYGGSK
- the glmS gene encoding glutamine--fructose-6-phosphate transaminase (isomerizing), which encodes MCGIVGYIGAQQAPPILLEGLSRLEHRGYDSAGLVVRANGRGPRALKVAKRAGRVRDLADGLPKRFAGTAGIGHTRWATHGPANDVNAHPHTDAAQRVAVVHNGIIDNAAALRDKLTADGVELVSDTDTEVIAHLIGQSEADTLEGKVRDALSVIDGTWGLAVLHADFPDRIVVARNGSPLIVGVGDKEMYVASDLAALVRHTTTVAMLDDGELATVTANGFTTFRHDLTATSKAASRVDVDPASYEDATENQWGHASYMHKEMLEQPAAAERMLRGRLDERFGAAHLGGLNMEPREFRAIRRVKILGCGSAYYVGQMGAGLIEDLARIPADAEAASEFRYRNPIIEPDTLYVAVSQSGETIDSLLAVQEIRRKGGRVIGLVNVVGSAIARECDGGIYLHAGPEVAVASTKALTNMFLGFALLAIQLGRVRDLSIADGKRLVTALAALPGQIEQILAKEEEYAEVARTLAEAPSLFFIGRVRGFPVAREGAQKFKEISYRHAEAYQTSELKHGPLALIEPALPTVAIVPADDLTERNVGALHEIAARRGPLVVVTHEGVDLGGVAATRLDVPRSEPELDPILMTLPLQLLAYHAALHLGHDIDKPRNLAKSVTVE
- a CDS encoding VOC family protein, with protein sequence MNATKTDITGVRTVSIPVDDQDAALRFYVDTLGFRTLQDNPTPDGGRWIELAPGNDDVIVTLEPAAPNVTRGAIGIRFTTEDAETAHSKLQAAGVDTDEVLRWPGVPAMFAFRDPDGNAFSITEIA
- a CDS encoding penicillin-binding transpeptidase domain-containing protein; amino-acid sequence: MHLRTGSAALALTALAATLTACDLPWSGGPDPEPVLEKLAVALEAGDVPADMEPVLAEVADLPHSVTAAPAKIEEDAATSALTWQWEVAGEPWEYDVPVELNLVGDEWQFDWTPTLIHPELTDGDTLDTTTINSARGPITGAGDLPLVTGRDVVRFGIDRSLIDPAQADASARALAALMQVDPERFATSVVKAGPKAFVEAIALRTEDVDPAVSAGLEAIPGARAVPGTQQLGPTRGFAAPIVGTVGPVTAEMVEEKPDTYAAGDVAGLSGLQARYDDQLRGTPGLVINRVTGDGEEELFRVDQVDGQPLATTLDENLQVAAEKILADVGPASALVAIRPSDGAILAAANGPGAGGYNNATFGQLAPGSTFKTVSTLALLRAGLTPETPVPCTASIVVDGKPFENYDDYPDDRLGTIPLRSALANSCNTAFISQRDKIPAGGLAEAAAALGLGVDHDLGFPAYFGQVEPPASDTEGAADMIGQGSVLASPMTMASVIGSVQAGHTVVPKLLTSTVATEQTPIPEAEALRGMMRGVVTDGSGTFLNALPGPPVIAKTGTAEFDRDGKRLLHAWMVAAQGDLAVAAFVDEGVGGRVTAGPLLEAMLRAGR
- a CDS encoding SGNH/GDSL hydrolase family protein, with translation MSFSLVRAMATASAAAVLAVPLLHAPAQAAAAEYVALGDSYSSGTGTRSYIADGTSCQRSTKAYPSLIAAARGYSLNFRACSGARIPDVTNTQLSALTAATSFVTISVGGNDAGFADVLTECAKPGWMSNCNGAVDRAQAFINNALPGQLAGLYAAIRSRAPNAQVVVAGYPRIFNGEDCNAATFFSPAEEIRLNQTADLLNSRTSTQAAAAGFGYANPTSAFIGHAVCDNPEWLNGLSNPISESYHPNVAGHASGYTPTVSGVLTGVALQVTGAMRRTSAASASSQAATQRQYAAADRSIRPKEFTAPDLTSKAARVAARKAGIDLEKWVARH
- a CDS encoding IS1380 family transposase gives rise to the protein MQLCHTPRATSAVFDDPNLVSSAGLVPVLALARSAGLQELAQAHLTVPTDKGANAGLKVSSLVAGMVAGADSIDDMALLRHGGMGRVFTNAYAPSTLGSFLRTFSFGHVRQLDAVASRFLAGLAEQAPLIVTSPDTSERVMIDIDDTIVEVHGHAKQGSGYGYSGVRGLNALLAVVSTSQSAPVIVAHRLRKGSCGSPRGAKRLVADALKTTSKLPAKSDLRPMLRADSAFYGAEVVNAALRGGADISVTVRMDPKVKAAIATIGDDAWTTIEYTDAVFDEPTNTWVSRAEVAEIPFTAFTSKKKADQVTGRLVVRRIPDLNTSAKNGQETLFDTWRFHAFFTTTDPAVAGTVAADKTHRGHAIIEQVHSDLKGSALAHLPSGKFAANAAWLVLAVIAFNLTRAAATITGPGLAKATTATIRRKLIAVPARVASSARRVTLHLPTGWPCETAWSELFNRACGPTPAPTT
- a CDS encoding DUF1905 domain-containing protein, whose amino-acid sequence is MPGSAEYFGTRSLVRNRSSINGHHFRGSFMALGDGTRKLAVPANMRAHVGKDADDTVNVQLDERIPPAPRRSTR